In Phaeobacter piscinae, one genomic interval encodes:
- a CDS encoding DUF3035 domain-containing protein — MRIPFGVIVLMGALAVSACGQKGLRDLRPAGTGPDEFMVLPAKPLAEPTSYQTLPQPTPGAANLTDRNPKGEAVAVLGGNPAALVPGEGIPASDGALVTAVSRYGVDPDVRADLAVRDAKKRKRENRTARFKLFPVDRYQEAYKREAIAPDQVSEVFRRAGFETPSAPPAE; from the coding sequence ATGCGGATCCCTTTTGGTGTGATTGTTCTGATGGGCGCGCTGGCCGTATCTGCTTGCGGGCAAAAAGGGTTGCGCGATCTGCGCCCGGCCGGAACCGGCCCGGATGAATTCATGGTCCTGCCCGCCAAGCCACTGGCCGAGCCGACCAGCTATCAGACGCTGCCGCAGCCCACACCCGGCGCGGCCAATCTCACCGACCGCAACCCCAAGGGTGAAGCCGTCGCCGTGCTTGGCGGCAACCCGGCTGCGCTGGTGCCCGGTGAGGGCATTCCCGCCAGCGACGGCGCATTGGTCACCGCCGTGAGCCGCTATGGCGTCGACCCCGACGTCCGCGCGGATCTCGCGGTGCGCGATGCGAAGAAACGCAAGCGTGAAAACCGCACCGCGCGGTTCAAACTGTTCCCGGTCGATCGCTATCAAGAGGCGTACAAGCGCGAGGCCATCGCGCCGGATCAGGTCAGCGAAGTTTTCCGCCGTGCGGGTTTTGAGACACCGTCAGCCCCACCGGCAGAGTAA